In one window of Cryptococcus neoformans var. neoformans B-3501A chromosome 11, whole genome shotgun sequence DNA:
- a CDS encoding hypothetical protein (HMMPfam hit to Peptidase_C54, Peptidase family C54, score: 172.8, E(): 7.3e-49), with translation MSSPTSTSPKSSFVFSPTSFPHAAIASNNVRPRTNLPPPPPPDRIPPPKGRSHQQKFKILRKEKDKDRRQPIDLEDDWTIEDVTVNGDGVEQESQYLDDLQPEENELKPGPRFLEMANREEKKEKTSKSRGLVKKTSRLFGRDKDKDRGKPEEPAVTGSSSSTLAAMRQSSSTSTDSTTSRSITSAFTRQNSIQSRRSPRTSFGQAHSRRASQDSQMSWPAPRSIRSSTTSHDPSSDPQNSASSTGVPIPQRQGASMSSLSRYSLPHPNGGTSRSPDTFPNKMSTWFSHLLPVSSGSPPSSSYETSSSIRKQSSVAASLFNAARQKAVDGVRHLLDSEAQPDKCMDTIWVRGVAHPGWRPITPENSTSNLPALEPGGSGGGVEDRRASLSMNGPSPNSLRPSSWKRNTSLPPTGQPQSPAHVHTQASNQTTSPSKGFTGIWNPSTLSLGMPIGGSPNKEKENGSGAESPSKKKSKEIVKWPEQFYDDFKSTVWFTYRNQYAPISSLSPNLLIPSPEAYYASFGPPLDATSPSSLRVTTPTAAAQQSASGSGGWGWSKEERGLTSDAGWGCMLRTGQSLLVNALIHIHLGRDWRVPSTPASFSEATTTQEIAALKDYAKYAQMLSWFLDDPSPLCPFSVHRMALIGKELGKEVGEWFGPSTAAGALKTLANSFAPCGVAVATATDSIIYKSDVYTASNLPSDDWNSISPTFNSSKKKRRGDNEAKEEKWGKRAVLILVGVRLGLDGVNPIYYDSIKALFTFPQSVGIAGGRPSSSYYFVGSQANHLFYLDPHLTRPAIPLQIPPLPVHSAKEKGSTESSSIMSTAEEESEEGVMIRTPETPRSTTPSMFSAPEHVEDEDQEEWGQGSKYKLDVVDADGVEVEGIDDDKGRNEGKMIREEVPKSSFESNGAAQEQPKKQKGFTSTASIDSQVDSQVDPHMLWYTTAYPDPLLRTYHCEKIKKMPLSGLDPSMLLGFVCKDEDDFEDFVERVAQLPKKIFTVQDEMPSWEEDDDAGLESVSEPDFEGDEFEEPGTAKPRFDSSSPVNEDSLKGPRVVSASTTATPLAAKEEDHLDVEEANSTDDDNESIGTTTAAGPMDIARHLNRVDLSSKREQEGDDDDGEWVGGTPSSQGVLVEPPSLKGTPSKSRSSAFEPRYEQNGETEQERPVFPARNRMESWVEPVCEGKEAPNGDNLL, from the exons ATGTCATCCCCAACCTCAACCTCCCCTAAATCCTCAtttgtcttctctcctACCTCTTTTCCACATGCTGCTATAGCCTCAAACAACGTCAGGCCTCGCACAAActtgcctcctccacctcctcctgaTCgcattcctcctcccaaagGACGGTCGCATCAGCAGAAGTTTAAGATcttgagaaaggaaaaggataaGGACAGAAGACAACCTATagatttggaagatgactgGACCATTGAAGACGTGACTGTAAATGGTGACGGTGTAGAGCAAGAATCCCAATATTTGGACGACTTGCAACCGGAAGAGAACGAGTTGAAACCTGGACCGCGCTTCCTTGAAATGGCTAATcgtgaagagaagaaagagaagactTCCAAGAGCAGGGGGCTCGTAAAGAAAACGTCTCGTCTCTTTGGCCGGGATAAGGATAAAGACCGGGGCAAACCTGAAGAACCAGCCGTCACAGGCAGCAGTTCATCTACTCTCGCCGCTATGCGCCAATCATCGTCAACCTCGACAGATTCCACTACTTCTCGCAGTATTACCTCAGCGTTCACACGTCAAAACTCTATCCAGTCAAGACGATCTCCTCGTACGAGCTTTGGTCAAGCTCATTCTCGCCGTGCATCCCAAGATTCCCAAATGTCCTGGCCGGCACCTAGGTCGATCCGTTCATCTACAACTTCACATGACCCGTCAAGCGATCCTCAGAACAGTGCTAGTAGTACCGGTGTTCCCATCCCTCAACGACAGGGTGCTTCCAtgtcctctctctcccgtTATTCTCTTCCACACCCAAATGGGGGTACGTCCAGAAGCCCAGATACATTTCCCAACAAAATGTCAACTTGgttctctcatctccttcccgtATCCTCCGGATCCccaccctcctccagctacgaaacctcttcttctataCGCAAGCAGTCTTCGGTTGCCGCATCACTATTCAACGCTGCAAGGCAAAAAGCGGTCGATGGAGTCAGACACTTGCTGGACTCGGAGGCACAGCCGGATAAGTGTATGGATACGATATGGGTAAGAGGTGTAGCTCATCCAGGATGGCGACCGATTACACCCGAAAATAGTACCAGCAACCTCCCTGCCCTTGAGCCCGGCGGtagtggaggaggagtagAAGATAGAAGGGCGTCTCTGTCTATGAACGGGCCATCGCCTAACAGTCTTCGACCATCCTCTTGGAAGCGCAACACCTCTCTTCCGCCAACTGGGCAGCCTCAATCGCCCGCCCACGTACATACGCAGGCGAGTAATCAGACAACGTCTCCAAGTAAAGGTTTCACCGGTATTTGGAACCCGTCGACGCTATCGCTAGGTATGCCGATCGGTGGATCTCCTAataaggaaaaagagaatgGAAGCGGGGCGGAAAGTCCgagcaaaaagaaaagcaaAGAAATTGTTAAATGGCCAGAACAAT TCTACGATGACTTCAAATCAACTGTTTGGTTCACTTATCGTAACCAATATGCGCCCATATCATCACTCTCTCCGAATCTTCTTATCCCATCCCCAGAAGCGTACTATGCCTCTTTCGGACCTCCACTGGATGCtacatctccttcctctctgcGAGTGACTACTCCTACTGCCGCCGCGCAGCAATCTGCTAGCGGAAGCGGTGGATGGGGTTGgtcaaaagaagagagaggattAACCAGCGATGCTGGATGGGGATGTATGTTGAGGACCGGCCAAAGTCTGCTGGTAAATGCATTGATACATATTCATCTAGGTCGAG ATTGGCGCGTTCCGAGTACGCCAGCTTCCTTTTCTGAAGCTACAACCACTCAGGAGATTGCTGCTCTTAAAGACTACGCCAAGTATGCTCAAATGCTTTCGTGGTTTCTTGAcgacccttctcctctctgTCCATTCAGTGTCCATAGGATGGCACTTATAGGTAAGGAGCTGGGCAAAGAAGTGGGCGAGTGGTTCGGGCCTAGCACGGCTGCCGGAGCATTGAA GACACTTGCGAATTCATTTGCGCCCTGTGGAGTCGCTGTAGCCACCGCAACGGATTCAATCATCTACAAATCCGATGTCTATACTGCCTCGAACCTTCCTTCTGACGATTGGAATAGTATAAGCCCAACATTTAACTCTagtaaaaagaaaaggcgaGGCGATAACGaagcgaaggaagaaaagtgGGGCAAAAGGGCGGTGCTCATTCTCGTTGGGGTACGGCTCGGACTCGATGGCGTCAATCCTATCTACTACGACTCTATAAAA GCCCTGTTCACGTTCCCACAGTCGGTAGGTATCGCTGGTGGACgcccttcatcatcctaTTACTTTGTCGGCTCTCAAGCGAATCATCTCTTCTATCTTGATCCACACTTAACGCGCCCCGCTATTCCACTTCAAATTCCACCACTACCTGTCCATTCtgcaaaggaaaaaggatcGACGGAGAGCAGCAGTATAATGAGCACagccgaagaagaatctGAAGAAGGTGTGATGATACGCACCCCGGAGACGCCAAGATCGACTACCCCGTCCATGTTCTCGGCTCCTGAGCATgtagaggatgaagacCAAGAGGAGTGGGGGCAGGGCTCCAAGTATAAGTTGGACGTGGTGGATGCTGACGGTGTTGAAGTGGAAGGAATTGACGATGATAAAGGCAGAAATGAAGGGAAAATGATAAGGGAAGAGGTTCCAAAAAGCTCTTTCGAATCGAACGGAGCGGCCCAGGAGCAGCCCAAGAAGCAGAAAGGTTTTACCTCTACTGCTTCTATCGATTCGCAGGTCGATTCGCAGGTCGATCCTCACATGCTTTGGTACACTACCGCCTACCCCGATCCTTTGCTGAGAACCTATCACTGcgagaagatcaagaagatgccTCTTTCGGGATTAGACCCAAGCATGTTACTTGGGTTTGTCTgcaaggatgaggatgatttTGAAGATTTTGTGGAGCGAGTAGCCCAG TTGCCCAAGAAGATTTTTACAGTGCAAGACGAGATGCCATcatgggaggaagatgatgatgccgGTCTCGAATCTGTCTCAGAGCCCGATTTTGAAGGAGACGAATTCGAAGAGCCCGGAACAGCAAAACCTCGTTTcgactcttcctctcccgTCAATGAAGATAGCCTCAAAGGCCCCAGGGTTGTTTCGGCGAGCACGACTGCTACACCTCTTGCCgcaaaagaggaggatcaTCTTGATGTAGAAGAAGCGAATAGCACAGATGACGACAATGAGTCTATTGGCACCACCACAGCTGCTGGACCTATGGATATCGCCAGACATCTCAATAGGGTCGATCTCTCTTCAAAAAGGGAacaagaaggggatgatgatgatggggagTGGGTTGGAGGGACACCTTCAAGCCAAGGAGTACTTGTTGAACCTCCTTCGCTAAAGGGAACTCCATCGAAATCAAGATCATCCGCCTTTGAACCTCGCTATGAACAGAATGGAGAAACGGAACAAGAGAGACCTGTTTTCCCGGCGAGGAACAGGATGGAGAGCTGGGTTGAACCTGTATgtgaagggaaggaagcgCCGAACGGCGATAATTTGTTGTAA
- a CDS encoding hypothetical protein (Match to ESTs gb|CF185701.1|CF185701, gb|CF185023.1|CF185023, gb|CF184992.1|CF184992), which yields MSDDGQVQRGKAGISWPAQELTSDPIAKFFQYGSKLSWHWNWTKHWKGPLVPETSDDLEIDAEFVPMIWSPQSLDDGCDLQEGWNLLLGFNEPDLDNEAVASHRSPQEAADAWIQLAQLRTDPDNQHLVSPAVASNVEWLKEFLSLIPEDTYPAYLAVHLYTTTFDDFVGKMEMYHNEFGLPIILTEFCMQSWDEGVPGPEDQQQVHDYMGQTTKWLDETDYVIKYCWFGAVRDTANLHDVHPFNRLMDENGEITPLGFQYMYGGHE from the exons ATGTCTGACGACGGACAAGTACAAAGGGGAAAG GCCGGCATTAGCTGGCCGGCTCAAGAACTAACCTCGGATCCCATTGCCAAATTCTTCCAGTACGGCTCT AAACTCTCATGGCACTGGAACTGGACCAAGCATTGGAAGGGCCCTCTGGTGCCGGAGACCTCTGACGACCTTGAGATTGACGCAGAATTTGTGCCCATGAT CTGGTCACCCCAATCTTTAGATGATGGTTGCGACTtgcaagaaggatggaatcTTCTCTTGGGTTTCAACGAGCCTG ACCTCGACAACGAAGCTGTTGCAAGCCATCGCTCTCCGCAGGAAGCTGCAGACGC GTGGATCCAGCTGGCACAACTCCGTACCGATCCAGACAACCAGCACCTCGTTTCCCCCGCTGTAGCATCCAACGTGGAATGGCTTAAAGAGTTCCTCTCCCTGATTCCAGAAGACACTTATCCCGCCTACTTGGCTGTGCACCTCTACACAACCACTTTTGATGATTTTGTCggcaagatggagatgtaCCACAACGAGTTTGGATTGCCTATTATCTTGACTGAATTCTGCATGCAG AGTTGGGACGAAGGTGTTCCAGGCCCAGAGGACCAGCAGCAAGTCCATGATTACATGG GCCAAACAACAAAATGGCTTGATGAAACTGACTATGTTAT TAAGTACTGTTGGTTTGGCGCTGTTCGTGATACGGCGAACTTGCACGACGTCCACCCCTTCAACCGACTCATGGATGAAAACGGCGAGATTACCCCATT GGGTTTCCAATACATGTATGGTGGGCATGAGTAA